A part of Peromyscus maniculatus bairdii isolate BWxNUB_F1_BW_parent chromosome 10, HU_Pman_BW_mat_3.1, whole genome shotgun sequence genomic DNA contains:
- the Cfap184 gene encoding cilia- and flagella-associated protein 184 — MDSHDGDTEGEGKAEEGLTKKSSETKVTFDPQIPADPAEPELEPEPASETESEPGPETQPVADEPKAEASEGSDYAHAEVPESLEAAEAAGEAVEAASEAVSREPESLPESETKQESKEQDEDEDDDEDEDEDEDEDEDEEPDQPEKQDKVKRVKSKESRFRPQLPLTTIVEEAAAPAPRAERERAKELEQKRGSQDIEGIGRERRKKSKEEHLQPGDEEDEDEDEDYEDFEWSADFRKLQEQQLRGELVDQYHALLVERSRYQRYNVYLQQKIFEALRKKGMEPAEPADKGAGPDSPEKEQAYLRYLAMLEELKKQEADDLEWYREEVREMKQQCQEKQARVEKEWRRFQALKKQVVMQVMGSCRMRGGRQAALREVEQIQALEDKKEKEMSAVRLENVQLKQSLVHFETRMKAQEDLAEGLLLIDFEQLKIENQTFNEKVEERNEELLKLRTKVTSNVQIITHVKEKLSFIDMENACKKAQLLEIEAQVALGRDLLTKTKQARDSLRTDNIRLNQKSGLLGKESLLRDFEEKVERTEYLNKRLESLKRIHAGLTLSCKGVKQKIREAKTFLPS; from the coding sequence ATGGACAGCCACGACGGGGACACCGAAGGCGAAGGAAAAGCCGAGGAAGGCCTGACCAAGAAGTCTTCCGAGACCAAGGTCACCTTCGATCCTCAGATCCCGGCCGACCCTGCGGAGCCAGAGTTGGAGCCGGAGCCGGCATCGGAAACGGAGTCAGAGCCTGGACCAGAGACCCAGCCGGTTGCGGACGAACCCAAAGCAGAGGCTTCAGAGGGGAGCGATTACGCGCATGCCGAGGTCCCGGAAAGTCTAGAGGCCGCCGAGGCTGCGGGCGAGGCAGTAGAGGCCGCGAGTGAGGCCGTGTCCCGAGAGCCAGAGAGTCTGCCAGAGTCTGAGACCAAGCAGGAGTCCAAGGAGCAGGACGAGGACGAAGACGACGATGAAGACGAGGACGAGGatgaggacgaggacgaggacgaggaacCGGACCAGCCGGAGAAGCAGGATAAGGTGAAGAGGGTGAAGAGCAAGGAGTCACGGTTCCGCCCCCAGCTGCCACTGACCACGATCGTCGAGGAGGCGGCTGCTCCAGCCCCACGGGCTGAGAGAGAGCGAGCAAAGGAGTTAGAGCAGAAGCGAGGTAGCCAGGATATCGAGGGGATAGGTCGAGAACGACgcaagaaaagcaaagaagagcATCTTCAACCTggagatgaggaggatgaggatgaggatgaggactACGAAGACTTTGAGTGGTCTGCGGATTTTCGGAAGCTGCAAGAGCAGCAGCTGCGGGGTGAGCTAGTGGACCAGTACCACGCCTTGCTGGTGGAGCGGAGCCGGTACCAGCGCTACAATGTGTACCTACAGCAGAAGATCTTCGAGGCGCTACGCAAGAAGGGCATGGAACCAGCTGAACCCGCGGACAAGGGCGCGGGACCAGACTCCCCCGAGAAAGAGCAAGCATACTTGCGCTATCTGGCCATGCTGGAGGAACTGAAGAAACAAGAAGCGGACGACCTAGAGTGGTACCGCGAGGAGGTGCGTGAGATGAAGCAGCAGTGCCAGGAGAAGCAGGCCAGGGTGGAGAAAGAGTGGCGGCGCTTCCAGGCCCTCAAGAAGCAGGTAGTGATGCAGGTCATGGGCAGCTGCCGCATGCGCGGTGGGCGCCAGGCGGCTCTGAGAGAGGTGGAACAAATCCAGGCGCTGGAggataaaaaggagaaggagatgagCGCAGTGCGTCTCGAGAACGTGCAGCtgaagcagagcctggtacacttcGAAACCAGGATGAAGGCCCAGGAGGACTTGGCTGAGGGGCTGCTCCTCATTGACTTTGAACAGCTCAAAATTGAGAACCAGACCTTCAACGAGAAAGTCGAGGAACGAAACGAGGAACTTTTAAAACTGCGCACTAAGGTGACCAGCAACGTGCAGATTATAACCCATGTGAAGGAAAAGCTGTCTTTCATAGACATGGAGAACGCATGCAAAAAGGCACAACTTTTGGAAATCGAGGCCCAGGTGGCCCTAGGAAGAGACCTATTGACAAAGACGAAGCAAGCCCGAGACAGCCTGCGAACTGACAACATCAGGCTGAATCAGAAATCTGGGCTTCTGGGTAAGGAATCACTGCTCCGAGACTTTGAGGAAAAGGTGGAGAGGACAGAGTATCTCAACAAGCGGCTGGAATCCCTGAAGCGCATTCACGCAGGGCTGACCTTGTCCTGcaaaggggtgaagcaaaagatcagagaagccaaaACTTTCCTCCCCTCTTGA
- the Tada2b gene encoding transcriptional adapter 2-beta: MAELGKKYCVYCLAEVSPLRFRCTECQDIELCPECFSAGAEIGHHRRYHGYQLVDGGRFTLWGPEAEGGWTSREEQLLLDAIEQFGFGNWEDMAAHVGASRTPQEVMEHYVSMYIHGNLGKACIPDTIPNRVTDHTCPSGGPLSPSLTTPLPPLDISVAEQQQLGYMPLRDDYEIEYDQDAETLISGLSVNYDDDDVEIELKRAHVDMYVRKLKERQRRKNIARDYNLVPAFLGKDKKEKEKTLKRKITKEEKELRLKLRPLYQFMSCKEFDDLFENMHKEKMLRAKIRELQRYRRNGITKMEESAEYEAARHKRERRKENKNLASSKRGKDDGKDGEFAAIENLPGFELLSDREKVLCSSLNLSPARYVTVKTIIIKDHLQKRQGIPSKSRLPSYLDKVLKKRILNFLTESGWISRDAS; this comes from the exons ATGGCGGAGCTGGGCAAGAAGTACTGCGTGTACTGCCTGGCCGAGGTGAGCCCGCTGCGCTTCCGCTGCACCGAGTGCCAGGACATCGAGCTGTGCCCCGAGTGCTTCTCGGCTGGCGCGGAGATCGGCCACCACCGCCGCTACCACGGCTACCAGCTGGTGGACGGCGGACGATTCACTCTCTGGGGGCCTGAGGCGGAGGGCGGCTGGACCAGCCGCGAGGAGCAGCTGCTGTTGGACGCCATCGAGCAGTTCGGCTTCGGCAACTGG GAAGACATGGCTGCGCATGTTGGTGCTTCAAGGActccccaggaagtgatggagcaCTATGTCAGCATGTACATCCATGGGAACTTGGGCAAAGCCTGCATCCCTGACACCATCCCCAACCGGGTGACAGATCATACCTGCCCCAGCGGGGGCCCTCTCTCACCTAGCCTCACCACCCCTCTGCCCCCACTGGACATCTCGGtggctgagcagcagcagctgggctACATGCCACTGCGTGATGACTATGAGATCGAGTATGACCAGGATGCTGAGACACTCATCAGTGGGCTCTCTGTGaactatgatgatgatgatgtggagATCGAGCTCAAGCGTGCCCATGTAGACATGTATGTGCGGAAGCTGAAGGAGAGGCAGCGCCGGAAGAACATTGCCCGTGACTACAACCTGGTGCCAGCCTTCCTGGGCAAggacaagaaggagaaggagaagacacTAAAACGAAAGATCAccaaggaggagaaggagctgcGGCTGAAACTGCGGCCTCTCTACCAGTTCATGTCCTGCAAAGAGTTCGACGACTTATTTGAAAACATGCACAAGGAGAAGATGCTTCGCGCCAAGATCAGAGAGCTGCAGAGGTACCGGCGCAACGGCATTACGAAGATGGAGGAGTCGGCCGAGTATGAGGCTGCCAGGCACAAacgggagaggaggaaggagaacaagAACCTGGCCAGCTCCAAACGGGGCAAGGACGACGGCAAAGACGGCGAGTTTGCAGCCATAGAGAACCTTCCTGGGTTTGAGCTGCTGTCAGATCGGGAGAAGGTTCTCTGTAGCTCTTTGAACTTGAGTCCCGCACGCTATGTGACTGTGAAGACTATTATAATTAAAGATCACCTCCAGAAACGACAAGGGATCCCCTCTAAAAGTCGCCTTCCCAGTTATCTGGACAAGGTCCTAAAGAAAAGGATTTTAAATTTCCTCACAGAAAGTGGGTGGATATCCAGGGACGCTTCCTGA
- the Grpel1 gene encoding grpE protein homolog 1, mitochondrial isoform X2, protein MAARCVRLARRSLPALALSLRPSPRLLCTATKQKNNGQGLEEDLGHCEPKTEPPSADKTVLEEKVKLEEQLRETMEKYKRALADTENLRQRSQKLVEEAKLYGIQGFCKDLLEVADILEKATQSVPKEEVSDSNPHLKSLYEGLVMTEVQIQKVFTKHGLLRLDPIGAKFDPYEHEALFHTPVEGKEPGTVALVSKVGYKLHGRTLRPALVGVVKEA, encoded by the exons ATGGCGGCTCGGTGCGTGCGGCTGGCGCGGCGCAGTCTCCCGGCGTTGGCGCTGTCGCTCAG GCCTTCTCCTCGCTTGTTGTGCACAGCTACGAAACAGAAGAACAATGGCCAGGGCCTGGAAGAGGACTTGGGCCATTGTGAGCCGAAGACAGAGCCACCCTCTGCAGACAAGACTGTCCTGGAAGAGAAGGTTaagctggaagagcagctgagggAGACCATG GAAAAATACAAACGAGCTTTGGCAGATACTGAGAATCTACGGCAGAGAAGCCAGAAGCTGGTGGAGGAGGCCAAGTTGTATG GCATCCAGGGCTTCTGCAAGGACTTACTGGAGGTCGCAGACATCCTGGAAAAGGCAACCCAGAGTGTTCCAAAGGAGGAGGTCAGCGACAGCAACCCTCATTTGAAGAGCCTATATGAAGGGCTGGTGATGACTGAAGTCCAGATTCAGAAGGTGTTCACAaaacatggcttgctcaggctcgACCCCATTGGGGCCAAGTTCGACCCTTATGAACACGAGGCCTTGTTCCACACCCCTGTGGAGGGGAAAGAGCCAGGCACTGTGGCACTAGTTAGTAAGGTGGGATACAAGCTGCATGGGCGTACCCTCAGGCCAGCTCTGGTGGGGGTAGTGAAGGAAGCTTAG
- the Grpel1 gene encoding grpE protein homolog 1, mitochondrial isoform X1 — translation MLPRMLSVGAVTQPRGQSWRLGACGWRGAVSRRWRCRSATKQKNNGQGLEEDLGHCEPKTEPPSADKTVLEEKVKLEEQLRETMEKYKRALADTENLRQRSQKLVEEAKLYGIQGFCKDLLEVADILEKATQSVPKEEVSDSNPHLKSLYEGLVMTEVQIQKVFTKHGLLRLDPIGAKFDPYEHEALFHTPVEGKEPGTVALVSKVGYKLHGRTLRPALVGVVKEA, via the exons ATGCTTCCGCGCATGCTCAGTGTGGGTGCAGTGACGCAGCCGCGGGGGCAGTCATGGCGGCTCGGTGCGTGCGGCTGGCGCGGCGCAGTCTCCCGGCGTTGGCGCTGTCGCTCAG CTACGAAACAGAAGAACAATGGCCAGGGCCTGGAAGAGGACTTGGGCCATTGTGAGCCGAAGACAGAGCCACCCTCTGCAGACAAGACTGTCCTGGAAGAGAAGGTTaagctggaagagcagctgagggAGACCATG GAAAAATACAAACGAGCTTTGGCAGATACTGAGAATCTACGGCAGAGAAGCCAGAAGCTGGTGGAGGAGGCCAAGTTGTATG GCATCCAGGGCTTCTGCAAGGACTTACTGGAGGTCGCAGACATCCTGGAAAAGGCAACCCAGAGTGTTCCAAAGGAGGAGGTCAGCGACAGCAACCCTCATTTGAAGAGCCTATATGAAGGGCTGGTGATGACTGAAGTCCAGATTCAGAAGGTGTTCACAaaacatggcttgctcaggctcgACCCCATTGGGGCCAAGTTCGACCCTTATGAACACGAGGCCTTGTTCCACACCCCTGTGGAGGGGAAAGAGCCAGGCACTGTGGCACTAGTTAGTAAGGTGGGATACAAGCTGCATGGGCGTACCCTCAGGCCAGCTCTGGTGGGGGTAGTGAAGGAAGCTTAG